The Synechococcus sp. BL107 nucleotide sequence CGAAGACGCTGTTCAGCTCCTCAAATTTCATGGCAGCTACCAGCAGCACCACAGGGAACTCAGAAAAACCGACAAGGTCCGTAGTTGGCAAATGATGCTGCGGCTTCGCAGCCCGGGTGGTCGAATCCCTGCCCAGTTGTTTTTAGCCCTCGATGAGCTCTCCAACCGTATTGGAGATGGAACCCTTCGGACCACAACCCGGCAGGCCTTCCAGATGCACGGGATCCCAAAGGCTGATCTGAAAGAGGTGATCGGCACCATCGTGCGCAACTTGGGATCCACCCTTGCTGCCTGTGGCGACATCAACAGAAATGTGATGGCGCCGCCTGCCCCTTTTGAAAAAGGTGGATACCCCGCAGCTCGGCAGCTAGCTGACGAGATTGCCGACCTACTCAGTCCAGAAGCGGCTGAAGGTTCGTATCTCGACCTTTGGGTAGATGGCGATCTCAGCTATCGCTTCAAACCATCCAAGGCGGTGAAACAGGTACGCAAGCGCCAGTCGGAAGGTGGGGTCTTCTCCGGAAGTGAGGCTGAACCTCTTTATGGAGACACCTACTTACCGAGGAAATTCAAAGTCGGCGTCACCGTGCCAGGCGACAACTCCATCGATCTGCTCACGCAAGACATCGGATTGGTGGTCTTTACCCATCCATCTGGGGAGTTGAAAGGTTGCAACGTTTATGTGGGCGGTGGTATGGGACGCACCCACAACAAAGATGAGACGTTCGCTCGCATCGCTGATCCCCTCGGATACGTAGCAGCAGAGCACGTCTTAGACGTGGTTCAGTCGATCCTTGCGCTACAGCGAGATCATGGCGATCGGATCATCCGGCCCCACGCCCGAATGAAATATTTGCTGCACGACAAAGGGATTCAATGGTTCCGCCAGACGTTGCAGCGGGATTATTTCAAGGCTGAGCTCACAGGACTCCGTAACGAACCCAAACCCAAACTTCTCGACTATCTGGGTTGGCACCGTCAGCGGGCCGGGCTCTGGTTTGTGGGACTACCCCTGCTTTGCGGGCGGTTGGAAGGAGAACTGAAACAAGGGCTTCGACAGCTCGTGGAGACCTATCAACTGGAAATCAGGCTCACGGCGAACCAGGATTTACTGCTCTGCAACATCGGAACCGCGCAACGCGCCGGCATTCGATCGGCACTAGCTGAACTGGGCTTTGAAGTACCGGAGTCGCCGGCACCCTTGGCCCGACACGCGATTGCCTGTCCAGCTCTGCCGACATGCGGTTTAGCGATTACAGAATCCGAGCGGATTCTTCCCAATGTGTTGGATCGACTCGATGCCCAGCTCAGGCGACTGGAGATTGAGAAATCCCTACTGGTGCGTATGACTGGCTGCCCCAATGGTTGTGCTCGGCCGTACATGGCTGAGCTCGCCTTGGTGGGGAATGGGGTGAATCAATACCAGCTCTGGCTAGGAGGTACTCCGAATTTGCAAAATCTGGCACGCCCTTACGTGGAGAAGCTTCCACTCAAGGATCTAGAGCAAACCATTGAGCCACTGTTGCTGAGCTGGAAAGCTGCTGGTGGCCGTCGAAGTTTTGGAGATCACATCAACAAACTTGGCGATCAAGGGGTTGCTGAATTGCTTCCTACTTCCGCGTAGATCGCTACTTCGGCCCCAGTCCGCCAAGCCCACAATTGGTCGCCATAGGAATAGTGCCACCACTCATTTGGGTGTTGAGCAAACCCGGCAGACGCCATCACCGAGCGCAAAAGTTCTCGTCGTTGATGAAACAACTGCTCCGCTGGATCGAATGCTTTAGCGAAGTAATCAGGTTCTGAAACGGCTCCAATGGCATCAATTGGTCCACCCATCTCCAGCAGCTCTCCAGCATCCGTTGCGAGGGTGAGATCGACTGCAGCTCCAGTGCTATGGGGGGGAGGGGTTTGAGGATTTCGACTCGGTGGAGCCCAAAAGCGCCCCACCTCAGATTCCACGTTGTGTAAGTCAGCTTTTTGACCAGGATCATCGCGATCGATACCCCGTTCTCGGCACAGCTGATCGACGGTGTAATTCACCATGAAGGCCT carries:
- a CDS encoding M15 family metallopeptidase, encoding MRPWSDRPIQDCLEPLDHLPPPLFRIEPHPYASVGAPYGQNKDPFRLRSGVVSRLLEAQDQLRNRAPHLHFAIFDAWRPISVQAFMVNYTVDQLCRERGIDRDDPGQKADLHNVESEVGRFWAPPSRNPQTPPPHSTGAAVDLTLATDAGELLEMGGPIDAIGAVSEPDYFAKAFDPAEQLFHQRRELLRSVMASAGFAQHPNEWWHYSYGDQLWAWRTGAEVAIYAEVGSNSATP
- a CDS encoding NADPH-dependent assimilatory sulfite reductase hemoprotein subunit — its product is MDVAEPQTNSLSKAEQRKLDSDHLREPLLTELGNDEVRFSEDAVQLLKFHGSYQQHHRELRKTDKVRSWQMMLRLRSPGGRIPAQLFLALDELSNRIGDGTLRTTTRQAFQMHGIPKADLKEVIGTIVRNLGSTLAACGDINRNVMAPPAPFEKGGYPAARQLADEIADLLSPEAAEGSYLDLWVDGDLSYRFKPSKAVKQVRKRQSEGGVFSGSEAEPLYGDTYLPRKFKVGVTVPGDNSIDLLTQDIGLVVFTHPSGELKGCNVYVGGGMGRTHNKDETFARIADPLGYVAAEHVLDVVQSILALQRDHGDRIIRPHARMKYLLHDKGIQWFRQTLQRDYFKAELTGLRNEPKPKLLDYLGWHRQRAGLWFVGLPLLCGRLEGELKQGLRQLVETYQLEIRLTANQDLLLCNIGTAQRAGIRSALAELGFEVPESPAPLARHAIACPALPTCGLAITESERILPNVLDRLDAQLRRLEIEKSLLVRMTGCPNGCARPYMAELALVGNGVNQYQLWLGGTPNLQNLARPYVEKLPLKDLEQTIEPLLLSWKAAGGRRSFGDHINKLGDQGVAELLPTSA